Within Sphingobium sp. KCTC 72723, the genomic segment GGGACGCATTCGTCCAGATTGTCGGACTTGGCGACCCCGCCGACGATCCAGTGGATGCGCGGACGCCCATCGACCGGCGGCCATGCCGCCAGCGCAGGCGCGGTGGACGCCGCGTTCGTCGCCTTGCTGTCGTTGACGTAAAGCACGCCGTTGCGGGTACCAATGGCCTGCATCCGGTGAGGGAGCGAGGCGTAGCTGGCGAGGGCATTTGCAATGCTGGCTTCGTCGATGCCCAGCGCTTTGGCGACAGCGGTAGCTGCGGCGGCGTTCTGTGCATTGTGCGGCCCTTGCAACGCGGGCCAGTTGACTTGATCGGCAGGGTCTATCGACAGACCATTGAATTGCCGCATATTTTCCCAACGTCCGAAATTATGCTCAAGTTTGTAAAAAACATCATCGGCTTCGCGATCATCTTCACCGATTAAGCCAACATGTTCGTTTGATTGCAAAGTGAAGAGACGCATCTTCGACGCAATATAGCCCGCAAACCCGTCATAACGATCGAGATGATCGGGCGTGATGTTCAACAACACCGCCACGTCGCAATCCAGGCTATAAGTCAGGTCGATCTGATAACTCGACAGCTCCAGCACATAGACGCCCACGCCATGCAGGTTCGGTTCCAGCGGCGGCTGGCTCAGCACCGGCAGGCCGATATTGCCGCCCATGACCGTCGGATAGCCCGCCTGTTCGATGATATGGTGGATCAGCGCCGTCGTGGTCGATTTGCCATTGGTGCCGGTGATGCCGACGACCTTGTGCGGCGGCAAAGTCGGCCGCGCCAGCGCGAACAGCTCGATGTCACCAATGACCGGCACCCCTGCCAGCTTCGCCCGCGACGCGATCGGGTGGCGGTTCAGCGGCACGCCCGGCGATACGACGATGCCGTCGAAGCCGGACAGGTCGATTTCCATCGGATCGCCCAGTTCCGCGCGTCCCTCGACCTGCGCCCGCGCCGTTTCCTGACTGTCCCATGCGACGACCCGCGCACCGCTCGCCAGCAGCGTCTCGACGGTGGCAAGCCCCGACCGTGCCAGCCCCAGCACGGCGTAGGTCTTGCCCGCAAAAGCCTCCGAAACGATCATCCTTACCTCAGCTTCAACGTGGCAAGCCCGGCCAGCGCCAGCACGAAAGCGATGATCCAGAAACGGATCACCACGGTCGGTTCGGCCCAGCCCAGCTGCTCGAAATGATGGTGGATCGGCGCCATCTTGAACACCCGCTTGCCAGTGCGCTTGTAGAAGAACACCTGAATGATGACGCTCATCGCTTCGACCACGAACAGCCCGCCGATGATACCCAGCACGATTTCATGATGCGCCGTAACCGCGATCACGCCAATCGTCCCGCCAAGCGCGAGCGATCCGGTATCGCCCATGAACACGGCGGCAGGCGGCGCGTTGAACCACAGAAACGCCAGCCCCGCACCAATGATCGCCCCGCACAATATCGTCAGGTTGCCTGCCCCCGGCACATGGGGAATACCCAGATATTCGGCGAAATCCGCGCGCCCGACCAGATAGACGATCAGCATGAACGCGAGGCAGGCGATGATGACCGGCATCGTCGCCAGTCCGTCCAGCCCGTCGGTCAGGTTCACCGCATTGCCGAATGCCACGATGACGAAGGCGGCAAAGCAGAAGTAGAACGGCCCCAGCTCGATCGCCGGGCCATTGTAGAAAGGCACATAGAGCGCGGTATTGCCATGCTGGTGGACGATCATCCACGCCGCGATTCCCGCGATCAGAAACTCCGCCAGCAACCGCGCCTTGCCCGACAGCCCCTTGTGGCTGGCCTTGGTCACCTTGTCATAATCGTCCATGAAGCCGATCGCGCCGAAGCCCAGCGTCACGAACAGGCAGGCCCAGACATAGGTGGACGACAGGTCCATCCACAACAGCACCGAAATGACCATGGACGTCAGGATCATAAGGCCGCCCATGGTCGGCGTGCCGCGCTTGGCCAGATGCGTCTGCGGCCCGTCCTCGCGGATCGGCTGCCCCTTGCCCTGCCGCACGCGCAGCCAGCCGATGAATTTGGGACCGATGACGAGGCCAATGATGAGCGCGGTAAAGATCGCCGCACCCGCGCGGAAGGACAGATAGCGGATGAGGTTGAAAACCCCCGCAAAATCCATGGTCTGGGCCAGCCAGTAAAGCATCTGTTATGACTTTCCTTCGCGGGCATCGTTGGTCAGGGCCGCGACCAGTCGGGACAGCCCGATGCCGTTGGAACCCTTGACCAATATCGCGTCGCCCGCGCGTATTTCGGTGGTGATTGACGTGATGGCGCTCGTGGCGTCCGGCACATGGCTATAGGGCAGGACGCCGTTCAGCGCATCGGCCAGCGGCGTCATTTCAACGCCAACCAGTATCGCCTGATCGACCTCCCCCGCAACCAGCGCATCGGCAAGGCCCGCGTGCAATTCCGCGCTGCGGCTGCCCAGTTCGCGCATCCCGCCCAATATGGCAACGCGCCTGTCCGCCCGCTCGCGCCCCAGCTGCTTCAGCGTCGCAACCATCGACAGCGGGTTGGCATTATAGCTTTCGTCTATCACCAGCGCTTGCCCAGCGCCCACCGGCACGACATGGCGCGCGCCCCGCCCCGGCAGGCCGGGCATCTCCGCCAGCGCCAGCCCCGCCGCCGCCAGATCACCACCCACCGCATGAACCGCCGCCAACACCGCCAGCGCATTGGACACCCAATGGTCGCCCGGTGCCGCCACGGTAAAGCATAGTTCCGCGTCGGGCAGCTTTGCCGTGACCAGCGTGCCGCCACCTGCCGCCGGCACAGTGTCGCGCGCATGGACGTCCGCATCGGCGCTCATGCCGAATGTCAGGATATGGGCGGCGTGCCGTTCCGCCTTATTATACAGCGCGGCGACATGCGGACTGTCATAGGGGATGATCGCAGTGCCGCCCGGTTCCAGCCCCTCGAAAATCTCCGCCTTCGCCTGCGCAATTGCCTCTTCGGTGCCGAAAAATTCGATATGAGCGGGCGCGATGGCCGTCACGATAGCCACATCGGGCCGCACCTGCCGGGTCAGCGCGGCGAGTTCGCCCGCATGGTTCATCCCCATCTCGAATATGCCGAACGCCGCATCGCGCGGCATCCGCGACAGGCTCAGCGGCACGCCGACATGGTTGTTGTAACTTTTGACCGACCGATGCACCTGCCCCGGATGCGCGCGGTCCAGCGCCTGGAACAGCGCTTCCTTGGTCCCGGTTTTGCCGACCGATCCGGTCACGCCGATCACCTTGCCGCCCATGCGCGCACGCGCCGCCCGGCCCAGCGCCTCCAGCGCGGCGGCACTGTCCGGCACCAATATATGGGGATGGGCCACTGCTTCGCTGACGATGGCCCCCGCCGCGCCCTGCCCGAACGCCTTGTCGATGAATTGATGCCCGTCTGTCGCATCGCCCTTCATCGCGACGAACAGGTCACCGTCCGTCACTTCCCGGCTGTCGAAAGCGACGCCCGAAACGGCAAACGGCGCCGACGCGGCGCCGCCTGTGGCCTGGGCGATTTCGGCGGATGTCCACAGATCACTCAACCCGCGCACTCCCGCGCCACGGTCACATCGTCAAAGGGCAGCACCCGGTCGCCGATAATCTGGCCCTGTTCATGCCCCTTGCCCGCCAGCAGCACAATGTCGTCCGCCCCCGCCTGCGCAATGGCGGCGGCAATCGCCGCGCGACGTCCGCCAATTTCCTGCGCACCCTTCGCGCCCGCCATGACCGCCGCGCGGATCGCGGACGGCTCCTCGGAACGGGGATTATCGTCCGTGACGATGACATGATCGGCCAGTTCCGCCGCAACCTGCCCCATCAAAGGCCGCTTGCCCGCATCGCGATCCCCGCCCGCGCCGAACAGCGCGATCAGGCGGCCCTTCGTATGCGGGCGCAGCGCTTCGATCGCGGCGCGCAGCCCATCGGGCGTATGAGCATAATCGACATAGACCGGCGCACCCGCCGCGCTGATGACTGCCCGCTCCAGCCGCCCGCGCACCGGCTGAACCCGGCCCAGCAATTCCAGCACCTTGGCGGTATCGCCGCCGGTCGCAATGACCAGCCCAGCAGCGGTGAGCGCATTGGCCGCCTGATAAGCACCGATCAGCGGCAGGTTGACCTTATAGGTCTTGCCGTCCGCCTCGATGCCCAGCGTCTGGCCCAACTGCGTTGGCGTGCGCGTGACAAGGCGCAGCGCATCGCCTTTCTCGCCCACGCTCACCAGCCGCAGCCCGCGCGCAGCGACCCGCGCGATCACCTTGTCCGACCAGGCATCGTCGGCCCACACCACCGCTGCGCCATCTGCGCCGACGACTTCATCGAACAGCCGCATCTTCGCGTCGAAATAGCTGTCCATGTCGCCATGATAGTCGAGATGGTCGCGCGACAGGTTGGTGAAGCCGGCCGCCATCACTGGCAGCCCTTCGGTGCGATATTGCGCCAGCCCATGGCTCGACGCCTCGAACGCGGCATGAGTCACGCCCTCACGGCGCAGGCCCGACATGTTCGACAGAAACGTCACAATGTCCGGCGTGGTCAGCCCTGTCGATACCTGATCGACCGATGTGGTGACGCCCAGCGTGCCGATGGACGCAGCGTGATGCCCCATCATCCGCCACAATTGCCGGGTCAATTCGACAGTGGATGTCTTGCCATTGGTGCCAGTGACGGCGACCGTCACATCGGGGAAAGGCGTGAAATAGCGTGCGGCCAGTTGCGCGAACAGCCGACGGGGATTGGCATGGGCAATATGGATCGCACCCTCGACCCGCGCTTCGGGCCGGGCGACCACGGCGATGGCACCGGCTTTCACGGCGTCCGCGATATAATCCTCGCCATTGACACGCAGCCCCTGAAACGCACCGAAAATGGTGCCGGGCGCGACCTTGCGGTTGTCGATGGCAAATCCGGTTACGTTCTGGTTCAGGTCAGCGTCCTGCCCAATCGTCGCATCCAGCCTTTCGATCAGCGAAGAAAGCCGGGTCATTCACTCTCTCCCTTGGGCTTCCACAACAGCGGCATCAGGTCCGAAATATCGACGTCGCGCCGCTCGTCGGGCATCACGCCCAGCATCGGGCCGACCCGCTCCACGACCCGCTTGACCACCGGCGACGCCGTCCATGCCGCAGTGCGCAGGCCGAACGCGCCGGTCGCTTCGTCCATTATGACGACGACGACATAGCGGGGATTGTCCATCGGAAATGCGGACGCAAAGGTCGTCACCAGCGAACTCTTGTTATAGCGGCCCGCTTCGGGTTTTTCGGCGGAACCTGTTTTGCCACCGATGCGAAAACCCTTGGCATCGGCGCTGCGACCTGTACCCTCCGACACGATCATCCGCAACAGCTGGCGCATCCGGGCGCTGGTCGCGGCGGAAAACACCCGCCGTCCCTCCGGCACATCTTCGGCGCGCAGCTTGCGCAAGGTCGCGGGACGCCAGGTGCCGCCATTGACCAGCGCGGCGTAGGCGCTGGCCAGGTGCAGCGGCGTGACGGCGATGCCATGGCCATAGGACACCGTCATCGTCGTGATCCGGCCCCAGTTGGCGGGCCACAGCGTCCCAGCGCGTTCCTTCAGCTCGATCGGCGCGCGCTGGTCGAAATCCAGCGCACGGAACAGTTTTTGCAGCGGCGCAGCGCCCATTTCGTCGGCGATGCGCGCCGTGCCGATGTTGGAGCTATGCACCAGAATCTCCGGCACATTAACCCAGCGGCCCAGCGCATGGTCATCCTTGATGCGGAAGCCCGCCACCGCCAGCGGTGCCGTCGCGTCATAACGCTTGGCCATTGATGTCACGACGCCACTGTCCATGGCCGCCGCAATCGACAGCGGCTTGAACGCGGAACCCAGTTCGTAACGCGCCTGCACCATATGGTTGCACAGCGGCGATTCCCCGCACGATTTGCCCGCATAATTTTGCAGCTTGTTGGGGTCGAATACCGGAATGGATGCCATGGCGACGACTTCGCCTGTGTTCGCGTCCAATATGATGCCGCCCGCGCCCTTGGCGCTCTGCGCTACCAACTGCGCATAAAGTTCGCTTTCCAGCGCACCCTGCACCCGCGCGTCGATCGAAAGGGCAAAGGGCTTGCCCCGTGTCGCCGGGTCGATCAGCTGGTCGTTGAACGCCGATTCCACGCCCATGCCGCCCACGCCATTGGCATCGGGCGCAAAGCCCAGCACATGCGCCGCCAGCGTCCGCTGCGGATAGAGCCGTTCCTTTTCGCGCGGAAATTCGATGCCGATTTCGCCCAGCGCATTCACCGCCGCCACTTCTTCGGGCAGCGCGCGGCGGCGCAGATAGGCCCATCCCCGCCCGGTCAGCTTCTTGTAGAAAGCCGCCTCAGCTTCATCGGGGAAAATCTCGTGCAACTTGCGCGCCAGTTCCGCTGGTTGCCCGATCAGCTTGGACGGGCGCACCGCCACTGAATAGGCTTCCATCGTCCGCGCCAGCGGCACCCCGTTGCGATCGACAATGTCGGCCCGCGCGGGCAGGAATATGCCCAGCGCATCGTCGCCGGTCGCCCCTGCGGTAAAAATGCCGATCCACAACATCCGCCCGATCAACAATCCGGTCACCGCCATGAACAGGATCAGCAGCAGCATCAGCCGGTTATGGGCAATCGCCGTCAGGCTGACCCGTTGCCGCCCCGCCCGCGCGCCACCGGGCTGGACGATGATCGTCGCCATATCAGCGCGCTCCCTTCTTGCGCTCGCGCGCCGCCGTGGCGCTCAGGTCGCCCAGCGTGCTGTCGTCCAGCAATTTGGCGTCCAGCATTGCCATCCGTTCCGCCTTGCGCGCCACCGGGTTGGGCTTCGACACGTCGGCATCCACTTTCGCGCGGATCGCCGGGGTCGGCTTGGCAGGGCTGGCCAGTTTTTCGACATTGTCGGCGGCATGGGCCTGCCGGATCACCGCGATTTCGCTGCGGATCTGAGTCGCGGCGGGGCTGGCGGGCGCGGCCTGCGGCGCGGACGGCAGGTCGGCGGGGGTTTCGACCATCGCCACCATCACCGGCGGCGCGACATAGTCCGGCCCGTTGGGCTGCACCCCGTCCAACTGCGCCAGCGCGCGCTCGCCCGCCAGATATTGGCCGGATGTGGGCGTGCTGTATAGAAAGTCATGCTGGTTCCAGCTTTCCAGCTGACGCATGGAAGCCCGCGCGCTGAATTCCGTTTCCAGGTAGCGAATGTCGCTCTGCGCCCGCGCGATCTGCATCCGCACCCGCATCAACTCGTTGCGCTCGGTCGCCACCTTCAACGACACCATATAGGCACCCAGCGCACCCAGCGCGACCAGCACGACCCAGATCAGGCTCTGCAACCTTTTGACGGCGATCATGGGCGGACACTCCGGGGGGCGGAAACGAGGGCAGATGTGCGCACGGCGCTGCGCAGCGTGGCGGACCGGGCGCGGGGGTTGCGCGCCAGTTCCGCTTCGCTCGCACGCACCGCCTTGGCGGGCTTGCCGAATGTCGGCGCGGCTTGCGCCGTCTTTTCAGGCATATGCCGCGAACCACCGCCATCGCCGCCGCTGCGGTTGCGCAGGAACTGCTTGACGATGCGGTCCTCCAAACTGTGGAAACTCACGATCGCCAGCCGCCCGCCTTCTTCCAGCAACGCCTCGGCCGCTTCCAGTGCGCGCTCCAGCTCCTCCAGCTCGCGGTTCACATGGATGCGGATCGCCTGAAACGCGCGGGTCGCCGGATCCTTCTTGTCATGCGGCTTGTGGCCCAGCGCGCGGCGAATGACATGGGCCAACTGCCCCGTCCGCTCCAGCGGGCGCGCGTCCACGATCGCATGGGCAACCCGGCGCGAACGCGGCTCCTCGCCATAGCGGTAGAGGACGTTGGCGATCTCCTCTTCCTCGGCATTGTTCAGGAAATCGGCGGCGCTCATGCCGTCCTGGCTCATCGTCATCAGCAACGGGCCATCGGACTGGAACGAAAAGCCCCGGTCGGCACGGTCGAGCTGCATCGACGAGACACCAATGTCGAGCGTGATGCCCGACACCTTCTCGATCCCGCGTTCGGCCAGCAATTGCGCCATGCGCGAAAATTCGCCCGGAATCAGCGTGATGTGATGGGTGTCGGCCAGCGCCTGTCCTTCGCGAATCGCGTCGGGATCACGGTCGAGCGCGAACACGCTTGCCCCCGCCATCGCCATTGCGCGCGAATAGCCGCCCGCGCCGAACGTGCCGTCGACATGGCGCTCGCCCGGCGCGATGGCCAGCGCAGCCAGCACTTCGTCGATCAGGACGGGAATATGCGGGGCGACCTGCGACTCGTTCATTACCCCGCCTCCGCCGCGCGCGCGTCGAGCCAGCGCTTCACCTTGTTGCGGATCAGTGCAGGCCGGTCGGGGCTTTCGATCAGCGCTTCCGGCTTCCAGATCTGAAAATAAAGGCCCACGCCATAGAAAAACGCCACGTCGGTAATGCCCGCTTCTTCCTTGATATCGGGGTGCAGGAAGAAACGGCCACCATCGTCGAAATTCACGTCCTCGATCGTGCCGAGCCGGTTTTCGCGTTCCAGATCGCCGTTGAAGGGACGGTTCGCCTCACGCGCCAGCCGCTCCAGTTCCGCCACTTCGTCGAACAGAAACTGCTTGTGCGACAGGCCAAATCCGGTGGCGCAACCATTGTCCATATGGACCGACAGGCACAACCGATTGTCGCCGCCGCTGGCGTGCTTGACCAGCTTGCGCATCTCCAGGGGCAGCACGAACCGGCCTTTGCCGTCCGCGACGCTGAATGCGTTGCCCGAATAGAGAATGACATCCGACACGGCGAAAAGTGGCCCCTTTTCCATGGGGCACAGACTCCCCGTCTCCGGAACCGCACATGCGAATCCGGGTGAACAGGACTGATCAACGCCTGATGAACCCCAATGCCGGTTTACCTACCAAGCATGGGGGTCAGTGAAAAGGGAAAATTCGGGTGGAGGTGGGAAAAGCTGTTCGTAAATGGGTTTAACCGTTTTTCAATCCCTGTTCCAGCCAATATTCATCTTTTGTTCTTTTGCATTACACTGTCTATCTCGCTGTCCATGTCGCGCCAGAAACAGGCTTCCCAGCACCGCCCAGATTGTCCCAAGGATCAGCGCCCAGCGCAGCCCCAGAACCACGTCCGCCTGATCCCGCATCCAGCGCCGGTCGCCCGGTATCGACGCCCCCAGCCATCGCGCGACCAGCGCAGGCGTATCCGCGCTCCACGCACGCGGATCGCGCGGGGTCGCAGGGTTGGCGAGCCACAGCCGGTCATCGATCAAATCGGCATCGCCCACCACGACTGCCTGCCCCCGTCCGATGGCGCAGGTGACCATAACGCCATCCCCCCTGCACCCGCCAAGCCGCGCAAAGTCCGACAACGTGACCAGCGTGTCATCGGGCAAAAAATGCCGCGTCTCACCCGCCACCATCCGCCCTTGCACGACACCCCAATGCGCCAGCAACGGCCCCAACAAGCTGACCGAAGGCGCACGGCGGCGATCCCCCAGCGGGAGGGCTGACGGCCAGCGCCACAGCGGATCGGCCAGCACCACCGCCCTGCCCCCATCCCGTACCCAGCGGTCAACCGCCACCAATTGTTCGGGCGTCATCGCGCGCGGTTGCGCCAGCAATAACCGCCCCGCCCCGGACGCCGCCAAAGCGCGCGCGTCATCCACCGGCATGATCGTAAAGCGCGTCCGCAGCAGCGTGACGATCGGCGCATCGGCCTGCTTACCCTGCCCCTTCTCGTCCCAGAACAGGGGCAGCGCCGTCATAACCGCCAGTGCAGGCCGGTCGGCAACCGGCGCGATCTCCTGCGCCGGACCCCGCCATATGACCAACGCCGCCAGCGCCAGCAATCCCGCCCCCAACAACCGCTTCTGCCGGTCATAGAGCAACATGCTCGCGATACCCGCCAAAGGCGTCGCGAGCGCAAGGCCGATAGCGGCAAGCGGATCAGGCCAGCGTCCCGCCGCAATTGCGCAAAACACCAGTATCGCCCCCACCACGCCGACCGCGATCCAGACGATCAGAACCCCCGCCGACCGGGCCAATATCCGCCCCATCAGCGCCAGCACCAATGCAGCGGGCAAGGCCCAACTCCATGGGTCCGCTTGCCCGCCGGATCGCCAGGCACGGGCGATCCCCGCCAACAGCGCGGCAACGACAGGCAGCATCAGAACGAGAAACAGCAAGAGGCGCCGGCGCATGGCCATCCCCCCGGATGCTTAACGCGATTGCGCCGGGTCGCGGTCCATCGGTTTGCGCAGATTGGGGTCAGGCTGCAAATCCGGCACGATCGGTGCCTGTTCGGGCGCGGGCTGCACGCCCAGTTCGGCCAGCGGATCCTTGGGCGACACGGCATTGGCCGACAGCGTCGGCACCACTGGCGGCGGCAGCGCGGCATCGTCCATCCGCGCCTTGTCGATGACGATATTGGCAAGGCCAACGAGCAACACGATACCCGCCAGCCCGGTCAGCCCGACCTGGACGCGCTGTAACCCTTCCTGTCGTCGGGGTGTTTCCGCCATAACGCCATTGCTTTCGTCGCTGCGACCCGTGTCAGCGATCACGCAGTCTGCGCCAGCCAGGGGAAGACCGTCAAGCCCTTCGATTCGAGCCATTGCCGGTTGTAGAGCGTCGAAAGATAGCGGAATCCGGTATCGCACAATATCGTCACGATCCGCTTGCCCGGCCCCAATTGCCGCGCCAGCGCGACTGCGCCCGCCACATTGATGCCCGACGACAGCCCCAGGCACAGCCCTTCCTCGGCCAGCAACCGGCGGACCCACTCCATCCCTTCCGCGTCGGAAATGCGAAATTGCGTGTCGATCGGCGCGCCTTCCAGATTGGCGGTAATCCGCCCCTGCCCGATCCCTTCGGCGACCGACGACCCTTCGGCCTTCAATTCGCCGTCGGCATAATAGCTGTAGAGCGCCGCGCCATGCGGATCGCTCAGCGCAATGGTGATGGCCTCATCCTTAGCTTTCAGGCCCAGCCCTACGCCTGCGATCGTCCCGCCCGTCCCCGCCGCGCAGGTGAAGCCGTCGATCCGCCCTTCCATCTGGGTCCAGATTTCCTCCGCCGTGCCGATGATATGCGCCTTGCGATTGGCGATATTGTCGAACTGGTTGGCCCAGATCGCGCCGTCCGTTTCCTCCGCGATCCGGCGGGACGTATGAACGAAATGGCCGGGGTTTGAATAGGGCGCGGCTGGCACCGTCACCAGCTCGGCCCCCAGCGCGCGCAGCGTGTCCATCTTCTCGCGGCTCTGGGTTTCGGGCATGACGATGATCGTCTTATACCCCTTGGCATTGGCGACCAGCGCCAGCCCGATGCCGGTATTGCCCGCCGTCCCCTCGACAATCGTGCCGCCGGGCTTGAGCAGCCCCTTTTCCTCGGCATCGTTGACGATGAACAGCGCCGCGCGGTCCTTGACCGATGCGCCGGGGTTGGCGAATTCGCACTTGGCGAAAATGTCGCAGCCGGTGGCGTCGGAAGGCCCGGCGAGGCGCACCATCGGCGTGTTACCGATCAGGGCGAGACTATCTTGGTGAAGCAGCATGGCCCACGCATAGCGGACGCCACGCGCCTTTGCCAAGCAAGGGAATGATGCGCGGCCAAAAGGGCGAGTTTCTTTTGCGACAGCGCCCACCCCAACCCACCCCGTTAACCTCTCCCCCGCCACCCGTCCCATCCCGGCACAGCCCCAAATCCGGGGAGGAAGTGGAAAGATATTTGCCCTAAGGGCGATACTCGCGGCAAATGAAGGACGTATGATGCAGGCAATGGGGTGGAAAGGACGTAGCGCGATCGGCGCGCTTGCCCTGTTCGCGCTCGTCGCGCCGCGCCTGATCACCGCCGCGCCGCTCGACATGCTCGACGGCATGGATAGCCCGGCGCAGGACGATCCGGCCGAGGACGCTGCCGCCAACTTCCCCGGCTCTGCCTTCTTCTATGCGCAGGGCGCGTTCGATCCCGTCCCCGGCGTGGAAACCGTGCGCAGCCAGCATGTGCTGGGCCTGGATGCCGTCAAAGCCGCGCCCGCCGCGATATTTCGCGGCCTGACCAGCCTCGACAGCTATCGCGCGCTCAATTGCCTGACATCGGCGGTCTATTATGAGGCCGGGAACGAACCGGACGAGGGCCAGCGCGCCGTGGCGCAGGTCGTCCTGAACCGCGTGCGCAGCCAGCTTTGGCCCGACACGGTGTGCGGTGTCGTCTATGAAGGGTCCGAACGCACCGACTATAAATGCCAGTTCACTTTCAGCTGCGACGGCGCCATGGCGCGGATGCCAGCGCCTGCGCTATGGGCGCGGGCGCGGCGCGTGGCGCAGGATGCGCTGGCGGGCCAGGTCTATGCCCCCGTTGGCCTGGCCACCCATTATCACACGCTGGCCGTCCGCCCGGTCTGGTCGTCCAGCCTGTCGCCGGTCGCCGTCATCGGCGCGCATATATTTTACCGCAACCCCGGCTTTAATGGCACCCCGGCGGCCTTTCGCGC encodes:
- a CDS encoding division/cell wall cluster transcriptional repressor MraZ, which produces MSDVILYSGNAFSVADGKGRFVLPLEMRKLVKHASGGDNRLCLSVHMDNGCATGFGLSHKQFLFDEVAELERLAREANRPFNGDLERENRLGTIEDVNFDDGGRFFLHPDIKEEAGITDVAFFYGVGLYFQIWKPEALIESPDRPALIRNKVKRWLDARAAEAG
- a CDS encoding ABC transporter encodes the protein MRRRLLLFLVLMLPVVAALLAGIARAWRSGGQADPWSWALPAALVLALMGRILARSAGVLIVWIAVGVVGAILVFCAIAAGRWPDPLAAIGLALATPLAGIASMLLYDRQKRLLGAGLLALAALVIWRGPAQEIAPVADRPALAVMTALPLFWDEKGQGKQADAPIVTLLRTRFTIMPVDDARALAASGAGRLLLAQPRAMTPEQLVAVDRWVRDGGRAVVLADPLWRWPSALPLGDRRRAPSVSLLGPLLAHWGVVQGRMVAGETRHFLPDDTLVTLSDFARLGGCRGDGVMVTCAIGRGQAVVVGDADLIDDRLWLANPATPRDPRAWSADTPALVARWLGASIPGDRRWMRDQADVVLGLRWALILGTIWAVLGSLFLARHGQRDRQCNAKEQKMNIGWNRD
- a CDS encoding cysteine synthase A — encoded protein: MLLHQDSLALIGNTPMVRLAGPSDATGCDIFAKCEFANPGASVKDRAALFIVNDAEEKGLLKPGGTIVEGTAGNTGIGLALVANAKGYKTIIVMPETQSREKMDTLRALGAELVTVPAAPYSNPGHFVHTSRRIAEETDGAIWANQFDNIANRKAHIIGTAEEIWTQMEGRIDGFTCAAGTGGTIAGVGLGLKAKDEAITIALSDPHGAALYSYYADGELKAEGSSVAEGIGQGRITANLEGAPIDTQFRISDAEGMEWVRRLLAEEGLCLGLSSGINVAGAVALARQLGPGKRIVTILCDTGFRYLSTLYNRQWLESKGLTVFPWLAQTA
- a CDS encoding cell wall hydrolase, which codes for MQAMGWKGRSAIGALALFALVAPRLITAAPLDMLDGMDSPAQDDPAEDAAANFPGSAFFYAQGAFDPVPGVETVRSQHVLGLDAVKAAPAAIFRGLTSLDSYRALNCLTSAVYYEAGNEPDEGQRAVAQVVLNRVRSQLWPDTVCGVVYEGSERTDYKCQFTFSCDGAMARMPAPALWARARRVAQDALAGQVYAPVGLATHYHTLAVRPVWSSSLSPVAVIGAHIFYRNPGFNGTPAAFRAAYLGHEMISGPARRVWPARPVVPVDAIAAPYTVPATPAIGWTPPAPRRAASDRDDDLPQSTIRPEYRNSGRPLI